From a region of the Zingiber officinale cultivar Zhangliang chromosome 4B, Zo_v1.1, whole genome shotgun sequence genome:
- the LOC121974731 gene encoding uncharacterized protein LOC121974731, giving the protein MGFFGRIASFFGLTRDDGEEDEAATARFATGRSGTGRGIAVQVPVATELPSLGPVLLPCDPGEGSVQGFNWYTSRLRMDEDGDVADEFLCEVVDDNPTTKSQSRPPKLRVNYNTRHISTAMRRQVVIADGNIYQALEQQGRLQWV; this is encoded by the exons ATGGGATTCTTCGGAAGGATCGCGAGCTTCTTTGGGTTGACGAGGGACGACGGAGAGGAGGATGAGGCGGCAACGGCCCGCTTCGCAACCGGACGGTCCGGCACCGGCAGAGGGATCGCCGTGCAGGTCCCCGTGGCCACCGAGCTGCCCAGCCTCGGTCCCGTCCTCCTCCCCTGCGATCCGGGCGAAGGCAGTGTTCAG gGTTTCAACTGGTATACAAGTCGATTACGCATGGATGAAGATGGAGATGTGGCAGATGAGTTCTTGTGCGAAGTTGTGGATGACAACCCCACTACCAAGAGCCAGTCAAGACCACCTAAGTTACGGGTGAACTACAATACACGCCATATTTCTACGGCCATGAGAAGACAGGTTGTCATTGCAGATGGGAATATATACCAAGCTTTGGAGCAGCAAGGAAGATTGCAGTGGGTGTGA
- the LOC121974732 gene encoding peroxidase 57-like: MATGSSASKAGAASVSGLVLVVVAFVLLDAASVSHAQLQVGFYVGKCKGTDVEAVIRGVVQARFKQDPSILPALLRMQFHDCFVRGCDASILLDGQSSEKNAGANASVRGYELIDEIKAALEKACAGVVSCADIIVAATRDAVVLGGGTRYDVQTGRRDGLRSSVNDVNLPGPSIPISNAIGFFNAKKISTEDMVLLLGGHTVGITHCLFISGRLWNFNGSGGPDPSMDPALVRSLRVTCPQNGDGDNNPVNLDQNATSANVVDNSFFKQIMAKRGVLQIDQRLADDGQTRSTVAGLAAGKLDFGKRFGGAMVRMGAIEVLTGSQGEVRKSCRAVNKRSVEATLEEIVDGLLAAQ; the protein is encoded by the exons ATGGCTACTGGGAGTAGTGCTTCTAAGGCTGGCGCTGCCTCCGTATCCGGCCTCGTCCTTGTCGTAGTCGCGTTCGTCCTCCTTGACGCCGCTTCCGTGAGCCATGCTCAGCTGCAGGTGGGGTTCTACGTCGGTAAGTGCAAGGGCACGGACGTGGAGGCGGTCATCCGAGGCGTCGTCCAGGCGCGCTTCAAGCAGGATCCTTCTATTCTCCCTGCTCTCCTCCGTATGCAGTTCCACGACTGCTTCGTGAGA GGCTGCGACGCCTCGATACTGTTGGACGGGCAGAGTAGCGAGAAGAACGCCGGCGCGAACGCTAGCGTGCGAGGATACGAGCTGATCGACGAGATCAAGGCGGCGCTGGAAAAGGCGTGCGCTGGCGTTGTCTCCTGCGCCGACATCATCGTCGCGGCCACGAGGGACGCCGTCGTCTTG GGCGGAGGAACGCGATACGATGTGCAAACCGGGAGAAGGGACGGTTTACGGTCGAGCGTGAACGACGTCAATCTACCCGGACCAAGCATTCCGATTTCCAACGCGATCGGGTTTTTTAACGCCAAAAAAATCAGCACGGAAGACATGGTTTTATTGCTGG GTGGGCACACAGTTGGGATAACGCACTGTCTCTTTATATCGGGTCGGCTCTGGAACTTCAACGGTTCGGGTGGACCGGACCCGAGCATGGACCCGGCTCTGGTTCGTAGCCTCCGGGTCACGTGCCCGCAGAACGGCGACGGCGACAACAACCCGGTGAACCTGGACCAGAACGCCACCAGCGCCAACGTGGTGgacaacagcttcttcaagcagATCATGGCGAAGCGGGGCGTGCTCCAGATCGACCAGCGGCTGGCTGATGACGGGCAGACGAGGAGCACCGTCGCGGGGCTCGCCGCCGGGAAGCTGGACTTCGGGAAGCGCTTCGGCGGGGCGATGGTCAGGATGGGAGCTATCGAGGTGCTCACGGGCTCTCAGGGGGAGGTCAGGAAGTCGTGCCGGGCGGTCAACAAACGATCGGTGGAGGCTACGCTGGAGGAGATCGTCGATGGGCTGCTGGCGGCGCAATGA